The genomic DNA TTCAACCATCTAGATTTTGGATGTAGTCCCCCTtcttcattattccatccactCTGTGCAGTGTACCGCTACCACTGGCAGATCTTTAATTACTGACTTCTTTGGCGTTTTCCATTGTTCTAAGTATTGGTCAGTCCAATGAGTGTTGTCAAACAAATCCTTTCTATGctggcaaagagaaactaccagtTGTAGTCGATCGTGATAACTAATGAGAAGTTAATAGGCCTGAAGTTAACATTCAGcaccataaataaaatacatttaaacttgttcacccaattcttgttttttgggttgttgttttgtgttttggtaATTTAAGACGTATACTGCACAACTTTTTTACGCTGGAGAAACAAAATCCCAAAATAACCACGACACCTGACCTTGATAATTCATGAGTTGATGTAAACTCCTGAACAAGAACAGctaagaaaaagtaatataaAAAGGTATATAATATACTGTAGATCATGTAAAGTAAAGTTTAATAACAtttgtgatgttttctttgcatGCAGAGCAGTGTTGCTCTCATTAGCAACATAACGCAATGTTGGTAATATTTAAAAGCAAAGATATAATGGCAGATGGctgattcttaaaaaaaaacttcacacacaaggaaaaaagaaagaaaaactacaaattttgtgttaatgtttCAGGTTCAGTGTGGTGACTTCCCACACTTGTTGGTGTACGGTCCATCGGGTGCAGGCAAGAAGACTCGCATCATGTGTCTGCTGAGGGAGCTCTACGGTCCTGGGGTGGAAAAGCTTCGCATTGAGCACCAGACCATTGTGGTAAGAgagaaaataattaaacaatCGCTTTCCCCAAGTGAATAACTTCCGTAAAATACACCTTTCACATGCTGTATTTAGAGTCACATCTCTGATCAATCTTCAACTTAAATTTAGACTTACAACTTAAAGATTTAGTTGCATTCTCAGTTTGTGGTTTTTGTCTGCAGGCTCCCTCAAAGAAGAAAATTGAGATTAACACCATAGCCAGCAACTATCACTTGGAAGTAAATCCAAGGTGAGGAGATTTTCTTACTTGATAGTTACACTCCTATATCTCAGGGAACTGCTTTACTTTTTCCCTCCAGTACATGTGACAACTATAGTTGCTATAAAAGGCCTTTTTGCTTCAGCTATAATGtttctttattgtatttctgttctgtgctgTACAGTGATGCAGGGAACCAGGACCGTGTGGTGATTCAAGAGCTGATCAAAACTGTGGCACAGTCTCAGCAAATCCAGTCGAGCACACAGAGAGACTTTAAAGGTAGAAGTGTGCTAATTTAGCCTGTAGTGAAATATATGAAGACTTAACTGTTAAGACTAAAAATGTAGACTTGTGGGATTATGTTTTATCTGTTATCTGTGAACTTATTTCACCTATTTACCATTTCGCTCTGTGAAGTCAAAGCATCTACCTGTTACATATTTAGCAATTGGCAcccttattttctttttctcagtgGTGTTGCTAacagaggtggacagactgacgaAGGATGCCCAGCACGCTTTGCGTCGGACGATGGAAAAGTACATGGCCACCTGCAGACTCATTCTCTGCTCCACCTCTACTTCCAAAGTCATCGGGCCAATTAGGAGCCGTTGTCTGGCGATTAGAGTTCCTCTGCCGAGCATAGAAGAGGTAAGACGGACATGGCGTATTGTGGCGTGCTCTTACTAATGAACATTATTTGGaacttgtgtttttcttcattgaggtaactttttccctttttctctgccgtcttcttgttttttaaggTTTGCAGTGTTCTTACATCCGTCTGTAAAAAGGAGGGTCTCGTCCTCCCACCTGAGCTGGCCAAACAAATCAGCGAAAAATCTGGTCGCAACCTCCGTAAAGCGCTGTTGATGTGCGAAGCCTGCCGAGTGCAGCAGTAAGTTGTGGCAAAACTTACCATTTTCTTTCTTACGTTGCAATTAAAGCTAAACACCTACTTATTTAGCATATCTTATTATTCACAGGTATCCATTCTCAGTGGACCAAGACGTCCCGGAGACAGACTGGGAGGTTTATCTTAGAGAAACGGCTAATGCCATCGTCAGCCAGCAGACTCCTCAAAGGTACATGTGACAGAGATTTGGTTCTGTTAGAGATCAAACTTGTGGAGATACTTTGATGAAAATTCCCACCCGTGTTTGTTCCAGGTTGTTGGAGGTCCGAGCCAGACTGTATGAGCTCCTGACCCACTGCATCCCTCCTGAGATTATCATGAAGGTATCGTTTACTTCACCTTATCTCCTGTAAAAGTGCAGTTTGTGGTTGTCTTTAATGTAAAGGCTGTAAAAATTTCCTTGTCCATTCCTCTAACAGTGTCTCGTGAAAGAGTTGCTTAATAACTGTGATGGGCAGCTGAAGACGGAGGTGGCTCACATTGCAGCCTACTATGAGCACAGACTACAGCTGGGGAGCAAAGCCATCTACCACCTGGAGGCATTCACTGCCAAGTTCATGGCCATCTACAAGAAGTTCATGGAAGATGGTCTGGATGCGATGATGTTTTGACTTTAAATGGACTTTAAATAGACCGATATTTTTCTGGTCAGGAGTTTAACAGCtgcgtttttgtttgtttgtttttttcacaataCTTTTCTTTGTTGCCTCCACAACTTTCACTGGACTTGAGACAGGCTTCTTTTTAGGCATTGTGGTGACGCTGACACAGTTTACCCCACAAGAAGTCTTACAGTTTCTGGCTTTATGGACAGTTGCCCAAAACCCTCAGCACTAAAAGCTGTTAGTAAACTTTGAGCTCTCGGTGTAGTCGTGTAAACCACTGATAGGGTGGTGTGACGACCCCCccggaaaaaaaaagttttcacattgtactgaacaaaacaataaattgcTTTGATTACAGAAATTCTGATCTGTATGCTGTATGGATGTGACCAAATCTATAATTATTATCGTAAACACTGAGcctttttttaacctgaaatcGAGATATTGATGCATGGTACGTATGGGCAAAGGGGGATGTAACGCATCATATTTCAGGATGAGTCAGCCTGTAGTAAATGGATAACAAGATTGCCCAAACTAGGGTGAATAAAATTACAGATGGATGataaattcattcatgtatGCACAGCTTGCTGAAGGTCCCTCCACACCATTTCCATCGGGCCTCAGTCTGGACTTTGGGTCATTGGagcactttcttttcttttttcagcctCTCTGATGTACATTTGTTGCTGTGTTTGGGATCGTTGTCCTATTGCATGTCCTAATTTCACCAGAATACTTTGGCATACAGAGGAGTTTGTGGCCACTTCACGGTCCCGTGGCTGCAAAACGAGCCCAGATCATCAGCCCTCCACTAGttagtatgaggtgtttgtgctgatatgctatTTGGCTTTTGTTAAAAGTaatgctgtgcattatggccaacaTCTGCATTTTGGTTTTTCCTGTCGAAAGAaaattgttccagaagtcttgtggtttgttcagatgcatcttTGAAAACAtgagctgtgctgccatgttctttttagagagaagaggctttctcctggcagtCCTTCCAAAGATGCTGCATGTGTTCagcctttttctaattgtactgtcatgaactctaacatttaacatgctaactgaggcctatAGAGTCTGAGCTGAAAACTATACGTGTAAACGCACAGCTGAGTGCTCCAGAGCAGCAAACTGTCAACATTTCCGCTTTTACAGAGGAGTTACTCTTGCAACCTACTTTATTCCTGTGGAAGTAGTAAgagtgtacttagtttttcacaggactgcatagattcctgtgaaaactttctttttcacagctgTACGTACTGTATGTAAAGGCAGCTGGAACATGGGCAAACAAAGACGTAATGCAACATGTTTCCAGGGTGAGCCAAACCACGTGTGCTGCAGGTATGTAATTATATAACTGTGGGATGTAACCACATGAGTTcaggacacacaaacagagattCACTTGCACTAACAAAAATGGCCAAACTAATGCAAATAATCCAAAAAAGCTGAATTATAGAGCTTAATTTACACTTTTTGTTAAGTGTccaaataaataattacatgTCTTTTAAAAGCTGACTGTCCTGTAATCTTTCTTGTTAAACTCAAAGTAACTTAGAGGTGGAATGAATTTGGTTTGTGTCCTGCGTATCAAAATTAATTTTGTGACTGTCAGACCTTTTGATCCCAAATCTGACATGTCTGTGCAGCTTCATTTGTGATTCTCTTTCAGCAACTTCTTAGTTCTTGTAGCATTTacttaattttgtttatttactaCTTGTCTTGGAGAAAGAATGTGTCACCCTGGACAGACCATTATTTAGGGACTTGTTAATCCTCTGCACTCTCTCCacattataaaaacaaatagacGTATTGGAGACGTGAgattatctaaaatataaatgtttattaACACCAGCATTACTTAGTGACATATAAAGCCTAAAATGTGAGGCTGATTGCAGCATGTCTTTAATCAGACCTCCTTTAGCATCAAATCCAAACTATTACAGTCTGAACAGACTGCACTGCTGAACAGCAGGCACACTTTGGGTCAAAGCAGCTCCTGACATCAGTAACGTTCCTTGTGTCTCTTGGCTGTATAGTAAATGATGAGGCCCAGGGTGATCAGCACCCCTGAACCTACCAGAGTCAAGAAGCCCACCACAGGACTCTTGCCCAGGACGTGGCAGCTACGGCAGGGCGGTGCCAAACTGGGACACAGCTGTGGCTCTGCTCCTTGAATTGGGAAGCCGTTATGCTTGATGATGTTCCGATAGTTGGAAAGAGAGGCTTTGACAATGACTTCCTCGTGGACTTGGCCATACAAGCCGAACCCCGGGTCTCTCTGATCGTTCAGGGCATAGGCAAAGTAACCCTTCAGGTTTACACCATCCAGAGTGTATGCTGTGGAGGACAGAGGAGAAAAGGCAGCATGTTAGATACTGAGTCTTCGTTTGGCTGCTTCCTTTAACGGTCACCACAACAGATCATCTGATTCTATCTCAAACTCTTAcaagtagagatggcacgataccacttttttatgtccgataccgatatcataaatttggatatctgccgataccgatatgaatccgatatagtgtgttttttaatcaataaaactgtttttttaatatcttgctgcattttgtataagttcatactcaagtttaaataaacaacaacactaaagctattctgttatacctgtatgtaaaaaatacactgcgcccaaaatatttcatagttcagcaatactgatcaatctaataaacttaaacctactccatcctccctattctggtattttaaagagtacttagcagaaatattaaccaacctaactaatagggttgcaaactcccagcaaaaaaaaatatggaaccaccccccaccctccacctcatgatgcttaatcgatgtaatcaactttaatttgatgcagtgtgaaaaaaaatgaacagaaataaattatttttcaagaataattaaatagattcaacatctttcttcaacagaattgcagactgcacagatggtacctccccaaaggaaaaagtactatagcttactagggtatattagacttaacagttactatatacagtaatggacttctatacattttacatcagattaaaactttgggtgtaagattcagataattatttattaaaagcgagacattttaaatgagaataagaaagaaaagtatgtctttgtgcccccttttccctgttcatgccctatcggcccccctggctgcactttgctagatccgcccctgcacagttaccagccgtcagctacgtagaaaaggatcctggtgtagaaagtaatattaaataaattctaacaacagcttatcaagcttaaacgtgctgctgttgttcagccgctggtttcctctttctggtgcaaagtgggccaaaaacaaagaagagagacggactcgcgacagaaaagccgatcagctgatcattgatcagtttcaggaTTGAAGTActggcaggagagggagagagagagagagagagagagaggcagtcgctccatatatcggttgttaagcttaatgcgggaacgctttacaaacattcagagatgaacttacacacttgctttacttctctctgggataacttcctcggagatgaaatgctggtttggtagcgaggctacaaatacacacagcctctatcacatgacgcacactgctccgacgtgctacggttatgagccgagttacaccgtgtcgcaagttttgtgaggtgcttttttgatatttaatggatcggattacattttttatttctcgccgatatccgatccagtaatttacgtcagtatcggaccgataccgatacctaatatcggatcggtccatctctacttaCAAGCCTCCATAAATCTTCTCCAAGGTCTTTGTCTTTTCCTcttgagtgacaggagaaaagaaaaaacgtaGTCAGTCTCTGACCtaatcccacccccaccttAAACCCATCTGTCTCGCTGTCCTCGTACATGTCCTGCACCTCGCTCACATACTTCTCTGCTGCTCCTGACTTTCTTGTTGagtaccacagttcctctcttgGCACCCTATCCAAGAGAGGAACCTCAGCACCTTAGCTGTACTTTCCTGGTCATCTTCCTCTACCTCCCAGTCTTCTGCAACCTTAGATATTCCCTATAcgaataaatgtaaataaaacattaatgcCTTAACAGCCAACAACACATAAATATATTGGTTATTCTATAATTCATTAACTCAAACATATACAGCTAGATATTGCACTACATTTGAGCTTCATGAGCTTAATAAAAACTGCTATAATCTGTGTATATAAACTGCTTCTTTTTTATGAAAAAGACCAAATAAGCATAGATGCTGTCGCCGTATTAAGAATAAGTTACCCACAGACGCTCTCCTTACAGCCTGTGATAACAGCTGTCCTACCaagtgaagtaaaaaaaaaatttctagcTATAACCTCCAGCCTAGGTTGGCTAAGCGATTGACCTTGACCTTCACTATTGACGCCCAAGGTCAAATgaacttgaaaaataatttcgACAAACCCTCTTGAGCAATATATCATATGAAACGGCATAGTGAGTAGCAGCACAGCACACTTTTTTATGTCACAAGGACTCCATAAGGTTTTGCAAAATCACACCCTGCATGAATATATCCTATAAAAGTTTTTACATCTTATAGAAGCCAAAGATTTTAGCCAGTTCTGCTCCAGTCATAAGGGTAAAgataattaaatacaccattttaGTATATAATTCTTCAAGGTTATAGGTCAAATCAGGGTCACAAAAATTAGGAAAAACCCTTAGTTTCCACTGGTCATCTCCAAACTTTAAACCAGTATATTAGTGACTGGAGGACATATTTTCAGTACAACATTATATGACACAAATAACTTAATATACTATATTTTCATATTACCAATGCTGACATCAGCATAAAACAAAGTTTAAGTGTAGCTCTTTCTCTTCGGGGGGCTGCGCTGTCTGAGTGCTCTTGTTATTTCCTGTACTTTGCCAAAAGTCAAAGTGCATGTGAAAATATCTCTCCAGtcacttttcttaaaaaaaaaaagtggctcCAGCAACACCACAAGATATCATCCTTTGGTGTAACAGTAAGCTTTACAAGGGCAGGGACCTGACTCAAAAGTTCAGCGTGGACTGTGCGTGCATCTCTGTTGATATTTGTGTTTGCAGTTACGTGGGTCCAAGTCAGCTGACTGACCTGGGATCAGTGACCTAAATAGCTGTCTAATAATTAAACTGTATTGAGGCCACAGAGGGGAGAAGACTTCATCTCTACAGGATTGTAAACAAGTTGCATGACATTAATCACAAAATAGTCTCACCTTTAAGTGCCTCGTTGATATAGTTGTACAGGTAGTAAACTCTCAGGCTGTCCTTGAAGCGGGCTGGATCTTCCTGGACCCCGTTAGCCATCACATAGACGGGTACGTCGCTGTAGTGCTCTTTCACCTtacagagcaaaaaaaaaaaccagagcCTCTTATGCTGCtattacactgaaacaacatCTGACCTGAAAGTTTTAATCCACTCAGTATAAAAACACATAACTGCAAGAGTTGCACACCACAACCATCACAACAGTCTTACCCAGTTAAGGGCTTTCCTCAGTCCCCAGGGCACGACAGGTCGTGGGGACATGATCCACGTGGTGTCTATCATGTGTTGGACTTCAAGCATTGCTGTGtaggtgtatctgcagatgtagaaaataaaaagtgactAAACAACTTCCTATTAGTTAATAAATAAGTTCTGATGAGCCTGGATAGTGTTGAAGTCATATTAAAACAGAGTGGAGTGTCCACAGGAGTGAGGTCGTACGAGTCTTCCTTGGCGTGAGTCACAAGCTTGGTACTGAAGTGGCTGATGGCAAAGAAGTCGTAAGTCCCTTTAACCAGCTGTCTGACCTCCTTATTGAAAACCGGCAGTCTGTGGGAGCACATAAAATATAACTAAAACTTAACTGCGTACACTTAAGTATTTCTCACGAGGCTTTAAAACTGTACCACACTGTGAATGAAGGATTTGTACTCGAGTGAGTTCAGCTGCCGCAGCCAGCTCCTCATCCCCACAGGATAGTCCCCACTGCCAAAGATTGGCTCTGCGAACCAGCCGACGCAGAAGTCTAAAACCCTTTTAGCCGGCTCCACGTCTTTTCGGCTGAATGAAAATGCCGGCTCCACCCAGTCCATATGCAAAGCCAGAGACACCTGATATTACACAAAGCATGCCAAGTCCAGGTGAGCATTTGAGACTATTTCTTTCTCCTGGTGTCCACACAGAACCAGCACTTCACTGACCTTTCCTCCCTGTGCATATCTGAACTCGCTGTCATAAGCACGCCAGGCCAGCGCGTGAGCCCGCAGCATCTCGTGGCCCTCCTGGTAGCTCACCATCTCATCGTTTGGTTCGTTCAGGGTGATCCATATCTTCACATAGGCCCCTAGCTCTCTGTAGCAAAGCCTGGCATAGTCTGCAAAGGCCTCTGGCGTCTTACTGTTACGAGGGAAAACAATATCTACATTAAGAAACTGAAATGGAAGTAATCTTGCTGCTCTGATATATCTAATAACAATAAGTATATACACAGTATAAGTATATactgtggctcaagacttttgcacagtgccgTATTTGAAAACACTCAGGCACTTACATGTGatttcaaaaaataataataaataatggtGGATTTCAATCCACTGTAAAAACAACGTCAGATGTCACTAATGGAGTTAAAAATGCCAGCACATCAGACTTTCAAATATTGGGATTGCTGGTTTTAGTATCTCTTTATTACAGGAAGAGAAAACACGGAGCAGTCAGCGATCACGCAGGTGAAAACATGGACAAACTGTTCCTGGAAACATCGCCGCATGTTTGCTTTTATATCACACCACTCTGCCGATTACTGTAAGCTGTAATAAACCATGACTCATAGAAATTAACGTGTATTTGTTCTTTATTCGGAACAAATTTTCAAGCTCAAACGGTGTTTATATAAGCGCTCTGTCTGACCTGTTCAGCCACCTGTTTGCAGTATCCAGCGGGGCCGGCAGGCTGCTGCGCTGGCGGGTGTGGTGCCAAAGAGTGACCACAGGTGTGACATTAGCCTGGAGCAGCTGACGTGCGAAACAGCGATAGTACCCCAGCAGGGTGGTGTTAGGATGAGCCACATCCCCTGTAGGCACCAGAGCTGACCAGTTGAGGGAGAAGTGGAAGTGGTTTACTCCAATCTGCCTGATTTCTTCCACCTatggagaagaaggaggagggatACACACTGAAACCAAGAAACCTCCCTCGAACCTTTACACCTTTACAAGCTGTAACCAAAAAAGAGCCCAAACAGGTGGCAGGTGGGTAAAACGGCCAACCTGCTGGCGGATGGTGGCATAATCGGCACAGTGTGGGGTTCGATGAAGAGGCGGCGGGCTGAAGCCCTCCAGCTTCAGCAGCTCTCCGTTGTTGGAGATGTTCCAGAGGTAAACGTTTGGGTCTGCAAACTGGGTGGGCGTGGTCTCCACCTGTGCGAATAACGATGTAAACGATCACAGCAGTTTAGCAGGATGACTCAGTGGGTTTATGTGGTTTATGATTAAGAGAGGATTCATTGCTGTCCCTGTTTCTAAGCTGGACTTTTTCTCCATAAAAAACACAGGCTCGAAGTAATGTAATCCACATGATGCAAGTTCGACCTCGGCAAgagaaatacttttaaaaaagatattaTAATCACTGCATAAATCTTTAAAATGTCCAACATAGCCGTGATATGTTAGACATGAGCCCCACAGATGGTAAAATGATAAACAGGTCCATTATCAGGTCTATTCTGAATCCCTGAATCAAAGCTGAGACAGTTAAGTTAATATTTTCTTGAGTTGACATCTCCAAAGAAGCGTTCTAATCGGCTTTCATTCATTATCCAACCTCTGTCCTTTGGCCCGCCACGACTTCCGCATCCACCTGCAAAACCACCTGCAGTGCCTGCATGcacaaacacccacacacacctgGATTGAGTTGGCCGACACACCCCAGGCAAAATCACAGGGGAAGGCTCCTTGTACTGGTCTGTTCTCGGGAAGTTCTGGGAAACCATTGCTCTGGATGACGTTTCTGTAGGAATGATGACAGCAGCACAAACTCTCTTCCTTTATTGTGTCTCTTTACTGTGCTTGTAAGACATAACTGTGATTTTATCAAAAGAAAAGGAACTTTTCCACTACATGAAGGAAGTGGAAAAGAGTTGTTGGTGTGGCTCATCAGGTTTATCTCTCTGTAGTGACCTGCTGTGCTGCTGTACGGCATTTTATTATCATAATAACTTGTTCTGCAGTTGGAGGAATTCAGCAGATACCTGCACAAACCGTGCTCCCTTGTCTAAAACGATAAGAACTGAACACGTGCCTGTAAAAGGTGGCAGATGTCTTTGGCTCCCTCTTCATGTCAGGAGTGTTGAAGTCCACATAGTAAAGCCCCCGTCGTATCCCGTATTCTCTGTGCCACTCAAAGCCGTCTATCAGAGACCAGGCAGTGTATCCAATCACGTTCACTCCATCTATGACGATTGCTGGATTACAAACACAACAGCGCAGATGGCCCATATTTAGCTTCAGTGTGAAGATATCAGATCGCCATTGTTTTTTTGACCACTTATGCTGATATGAGAAATGTTATGATATGAGAATGTCAATGCACGACACTGGACTTACACTTTAGCGCCTCGGCGATGAACCTCTTGAGGTAGTACATGTGTTTTGGGTCTTTTGTCTTGGTGTTGCCGAGGACGTACCTGCGTGGAAACCAAGACGTTCAACAGAGACATGAAGTGGCATCAAAGAGGTGCAGTGCAATCAGCAGAGCGTCTACACCTACCAACCACTCTGCACCACAAAGATGGGGGGGTTGTCATACTCCGCGTTGACCCAGTAGAGCAGCATCCTCAGGTCCAGATCCTCCTGCTGCCCAAACTTGAGGCTGTCGTTGATCAGATGGAAGCTCAGCGCCGCTCCGTGAGAGAGGGCAAAAAAGTCAGCTGTTCCTTTCACCTGTTCACTTTCTTCCGGTGTGAAGGAGGGCAGACGTGAGCCCAGCCTTGACTTCATGCAGGGGGGGTAGTCCCCATCTGTGAACAGCGGCCGGGCGAACCAACCCAGAACGTGGTCTAGGGAGCACTGACATTCCCTTAGGCTTTCCAGGCGAGTGCGGCTGGGCTTGATCCAGTGAGAGGCCAGCGCCATGGACAGTTTGCCATGCTGTCGTGGACGGTAGTGGCGGTCGTAGAGATGCCAAGCAGCTGCGTGAGCCTGGAGGAGGGAGAAGGACAGAAAAAGAGGGGAGATGGGTGGATGGGATGTAGGCATAAATGCTGGGAAGGAtgacacaaaacaaatataacattaataatattaaatattataagGACTTGAGATTTATTATTTTCACAGCAGCCCAGAAACAAATACATTGTTACTCATGAGAGCAGCTCGATCAAATATTCGTTCCCACACAATCAGGTTATCCACGATGATGGATTTTATagattaacagtttaaaacaaaaaaaacttgttaTTGCTCTACCAGCTTCGTCTTCATGTAGGTCGTACATTTCAAGCATCTACACTCCAGTAAACAAGACCATAAAAACAAGATATACATCATTTTTAAGAGAGTCCAAATCCAAATAAGCACGGCAAGCCAAAGCCACGAGTTTCACTGTCAGCAGGTCGGTAAAGATCCTCAGGCAGAAAATGATGAGGAGTTACTCATGGAGCTGacaaaaattaagaaaacaatCAACATAGTAAGATGTTTGTTTCTGTGAGGTTTCTGTCTGCGATAGTTTTGCTTATTTGTCAACTAACGTGTAGTCAGCAGGATTTACAAAGACGTTATATATCAAATAATTACATGTTTTGCAAGTATATTTATGACTCTGTGTGATTGTACCTGCAATATAATCAATCcagtcctttttttctttatagtaCTGTGATGTTATATTGTTGTTGCAATTTCTTGGCTAGATCTTGCTTGAAAAAGACTTTTGTAACCCTTTAAAGACTAAACTGTGAAATAATGGCATACATAAGTTTTAATCTGTATCAAATTTGCTACATctagctttttgttttgttttttgtttttgttttgttctttttgggggggggggggggggggggggtgctttAAAATGGATTTCCCATTAACAGAAATGTTCTTTATGTCCCAAACTGACAGATTGGATGGAAACAAGTCATTTACAATAAATACTACAGGCAATCTTAGTTTAAGTGTTATAAATGATTTGTTGGCCTGTACTCTGTCAAAAATATCTCCCCTGAATGATATCAAGTGATTTTGAGAAAGAACATTCCCATCACAAGGCATAAGCTCAAGTCAGTTTTTGGTAAAGTGACTGTTATATCACTTTATATCTTCCTAAAATGTCTCattgacattaaaaatgtcctttttatGGGAGAGCTGGCCCAGAGAGcagaaaatgtaacaaatataacaTCAAAGTTCCATAAAGATACTTTAAGTATTGGATTGGTTACAGAGTCATAAGGATACTTACAAAACAggtaatttctttctttctttctttttttttttttttttttttagaaataacCCCTTCAAATCCTcttaaataaagttgttttaatAATGTAAGCACATATtttagatattaaaaaaaaaccccagagagGAACAACATAGAATCACCTTGAGCAGGTTGTGT from Oreochromis niloticus isolate F11D_XX linkage group LG10, O_niloticus_UMD_NMBU, whole genome shotgun sequence includes the following:
- the kl gene encoding klotho, with protein sequence MKALLTFVTFLGFFTPVTAKPNAGLKTWGRFNRLPYPGDKAFLYDTFPKDFIWAVGTAAYQVEGAFEKDGKGLSIWDTFTRGGTRMITGDVGSDSYHNINADIRAIKQLGVSHYRFSLSWSRIFPNGTRGSYNEIGTNYYRTLIKKLKEIRVEPVVTLYHWDLPDHLQQTLGGWSNPEVVGIFKDYADFCFQAFGDDVKYWITIDNPFVVARHGYGTGVVAPGIKNDPDLPFRVGHNLLKAHAAAWHLYDRHYRPRQHGKLSMALASHWIKPSRTRLESLRECQCSLDHVLGWFARPLFTDGDYPPCMKSRLGSRLPSFTPEESEQVKGTADFFALSHGAALSFHLINDSLKFGQQEDLDLRMLLYWVNAEYDNPPIFVVQSGWYVLGNTKTKDPKHMYYLKRFIAEALKSIVIDGVNVIGYTAWSLIDGFEWHREYGIRRGLYYVDFNTPDMKREPKTSATFYRNVIQSNGFPELPENRPVQGAFPCDFAWGVSANSIQVETTPTQFADPNVYLWNISNNGELLKLEGFSPPPLHRTPHCADYATIRQQVEEIRQIGVNHFHFSLNWSALVPTGDVAHPNTTLLGYYRCFARQLLQANVTPVVTLWHHTRQRSSLPAPLDTANRWLNSKTPEAFADYARLCYRELGAYVKIWITLNEPNDEMVSYQEGHEMLRAHALAWRAYDSEFRYAQGGKVSLALHMDWVEPAFSFSRKDVEPAKRVLDFCVGWFAEPIFGSGDYPVGMRSWLRQLNSLELPVFNKEVRQLVKGTYDFFAISHFSTKLVTHAKEDSYTYTAMLEVQHMIDTTWIMSPRPVVPWGLRKALNWVKEHYSDVPVYVMANGVQEDPARFKDSLRVYYLYNYINEALKAYTLDGVNLKGYFAYALNDQRDPGFGLYGQVHEEVIVKASLSNYRNIIKHNGFPIQGAEPQLCPSLAPPCRSCHVLGKSPVVGFLTLVGSGVLITLGLIIYYTAKRHKERY
- the rfc3 gene encoding replication factor C subunit 3, which encodes MSLWVDKYRPSSLGKVDFHKEQAAQLKKLVQCGDFPHLLVYGPSGAGKKTRIMCLLRELYGPGVEKLRIEHQTIVAPSKKKIEINTIASNYHLEVNPSDAGNQDRVVIQELIKTVAQSQQIQSSTQRDFKVVLLTEVDRLTKDAQHALRRTMEKYMATCRLILCSTSTSKVIGPIRSRCLAIRVPLPSIEEVCSVLTSVCKKEGLVLPPELAKQISEKSGRNLRKALLMCEACRVQQYPFSVDQDVPETDWEVYLRETANAIVSQQTPQRLLEVRARLYELLTHCIPPEIIMKCLVKELLNNCDGQLKTEVAHIAAYYEHRLQLGSKAIYHLEAFTAKFMAIYKKFMEDGLDAMMF